Proteins encoded in a region of the Populus alba chromosome 13, ASM523922v2, whole genome shotgun sequence genome:
- the LOC118044050 gene encoding peptide-N(4)-(N-acetyl-beta-glucosaminyl)asparagine amidase isoform X3, which yields MVARQFIVSHKDSIFDVDYDTDDGLEVFKIQLFSLTSIPPHLQQITGEDDDQVVSDDSDLTGMSNKLKLIKINEEEKEVKLQESIAAVVAQQNEEESIRDVPILGGDDVSDGSDVVHVSNELKELFSSAADLMKSDEELARMLQEEEEALMLQEFAVSEQREEIGQKIRPYISQVQMYEDPVRQEAARKTVPREELEEKALVSLAKEGNFKPSKTEQDHAFLLQLLFWFKQSFRWVNEPPCDGCGNDTVAQGMDVALPSETQYGAARVEIYRCNSCSRITRFPRYNDPLKLVETRRGRCGEWANCFTLYCRAFGYESRLILDFTDHVWTECFSEFLGRWMHLDPCEGVFDRPLLYEKGWNKKLNYVIAIAKDGVYDVTKRYTRKWVEVLSRRNITREPDLLATLHSMTRECRRSFTTQILSVLEDRDKIESEELERSLCSTDDSSVSLPGRQSGNKEWRIARSEIGSDDRCSLSCTSCPIRVCIDEHVTKIYNAFSPLLSRCVDHSLPKSRIVEIMKIFKGILVELGNSSYKTRRTSINPFILHLLPYFEELINALSLKSEIDTDGKVDICLAADPVNTSLGLPVVLDALDDLINVLNNFDNISKVSLSWPLIKVNRIHSGSVLASGEELPSGIATSAFDGLRTSKWEEPDGARGCWIVYKLSDNQMHKLVAYDIMSANDAPERDPMDWVLEGSHDGGSSWCILDKQTSQMFKNRFERKSFKINSDTVPCNTFRFQFLAARDVQSNSRLQLGSIDLYASSD from the exons ATGGTAGCTCGCCAATTCATCGTCAGCCACAAGGACTCCATCTTCGACGTCGATTATGACACCGACGACGGCCTTGAA GTTTTTAAGATCCAGCTTTTCTCTCTCACTTCAATCCCTCCTCATCTCCAGcag atCACCGGAGAAGATGATGATCAAGTCGTATCGGACGATTCTGATCTCACTGGCATGTCTAACAAactcaaattgataaaaatcaacGAGGAAGAGAAGGAAGTCAAGCTACAAGAATCAATTGCCGCTGTTGTTGCGCAGCAAAATGAAGAGGAATCAATTCGTGACGTGCCg ATTCTTGGAGGAGATGACGTGTCGGATGGTTCTGATGTCGTTCATGTTTCGAATGAACTCAAAGAATTATTTAGTAGTGCTGCCGATTTGATGAAATCGGATGAGGAACTTGCGCGGATGTTAcag GAAGAGGAGGAAGCGCTTATGTTGCAAGAGTTTGCAGTGAGTGAACAACGTGAAGAGATTGGGCAGAAAATACGGCCCTATATCAGTCAAGTTCAAATg TATGAAGACCCGGTGAGGCAGGAGGCAGCACGGAAGACGGTTCCTAGAGAAGAGCTTGAGGAGAAAGCTTTGGTTTCTCTGGCAAAg GAGGGGAACTTTAAACCATCAAAAACCGAACAAGACCATGCTTTCCTGTTGCAGCTGCTTTTCTGGTTCAAACAATCATTCAG GTGGGTTAATGAACCTCCTTGTGATGGCTGTGGCAATGATACCGTTGCTCAAGGAATGGATGTCGCGCTTCCTTCTGAAACTCAATATGGAGCAGCTCGAGTTGAAATTTACCG CTGCAATTCTTGTTCAAGAATTACCCGTTTCCCACGCTACAATGATCCATTAAAG CTCGTGGAAACTCGAAGGGGTCGCTGTGGGGAATGGGCCAATTGCTTTACTCTTTATTGTCGTGCTTTTGGCTATGAATCTCGTCTG ATCCTGGATTTCACTGATCATGTTTGGACCGAGTGCTTTTCTGAATTTCTAGGCAG ATGGATGCATCTTGACCCTTGTGAAGGAGTGTTTGACAGACCATTACTTTATGAGAAGGg GTGGAATAAGAAATTGAACTATGTCATTGCTATTGCAAAAGATGGAGTTTATGACGTCACTAAGCGTTACACAAGGAAGTGGGTTGAG GTTCTATCCCGACGAAACATTACCAGAGAGCCTGATTTGTTGGCTACTCTCCATAGCATGACTCGTGAATGCAGAAGAAGCTTTACAACTCAAATTCTTTCTGTACTTGAAGACCGTGATAAGATTGAATCAGAAGAGCTTGAGAGATCTTTATGTTCCACTGATGATTCTTCAGTCTCATTGCCTGGTAGACAAAGTGGGAACAAGGAATGGCGCATTGCAAGATCAGAAATTGGTTCTGATGATcgttgttctttgagttgtaCTTCATGTCCCATTCGTGTATGCATAGATGAGCATGTGACAAAGATTTACAATGCATTTTCCCCTCTCCTTTCTCGTTGTGTTGACCACTCTCTTCCCAAATCAAGAATTGTTGAAATAATGAAGATATTCAAAGGAATTTTGGTGGAACTTGGGAATTCGTCCTATAAAACCAGGCGAACTTCCATAAACCCTTTTATACTTCATTTGCTGCCTTATTTTGAGGAGTTAATAAATGCTCTGTCATTGAAGAGCGAGATTGATACTGATGGAAAAGTGGACATCTGTTTGGCTGCTGACCCTGTCAACACCTCTTTAGGACTGCCTGTTGTGTTGGATGCATTGGATGATTTGATCAATGTTCTTAACAACTTTGACAACATAAGCAAAGTTTCTCTTTCCTGGCCACTAATAAAGGTGAATAGGATCCATTCAGGTTCTGTTCTTGCTAGTGGCGAGGAACTTCCTTCTGGAATT GCCACATCAGCATTTGATGGACTTCGCACGTCTAAATGGGAAGAACCAGATGGAGCGAGAG GTTGCTGGATTGTTTATAAACTATCAGACAACCAGATGCACAAACTAGTGGCATATGATATAATGTCGGCTAATGATGCCCCAGAGAGAGACCCTATGGACTG GGTTCTCGAGGGTAGTCATGATGGCGGTTCTAGTTGGTGTATTCTGGATAAACAAACTTCTCAGATGTTCAAAAATCGTTTTGAGCGTAAATCATTTAAGATTAATTCAGATACTGTCCCATGCAACACTTTCAG ATTCCAATTTCTGGCTGCCAGAGACGTTCAATCAAATTCACGCCTACAACTGGGTAGCATAGATCTGTATGCAAGCAGCGATTAA
- the LOC118044050 gene encoding peptide-N(4)-(N-acetyl-beta-glucosaminyl)asparagine amidase isoform X2 gives MVARQFIVSHKDSIFDVDYDTDDGLEVFKIQLFSLTSIPPHLQQITGEDDDQVVSDDSDLTGMSNKLKLIKINEEEKEVKLQESIAAVVAQQNEEESIRDILGGDDVSDGSDVVHVSNELKELFSSAADLMKSDEELARMLQEEEEALMLQEFAVSEQREEIGQKIRPYISQVQMYEDPVRQEAARKTVPREELEEKALVSLAKEGNFKPSKTEQDHAFLLQLLFWFKQSFRWVNEPPCDGCGNDTVAQGMDVALPSETQYGAARVEIYRCNSCSRITRFPRYNDPLKLVETRRGRCGEWANCFTLYCRAFGYESRLILDFTDHVWTECFSEFLGRWMHLDPCEGVFDRPLLYEKGWNKKLNYVIAIAKDGVYDVTKRYTRKWVEVLSRRNITREPDLLATLHSMTRECRRSFTTQILSVLEDRDKIESEELERSLCSTDDSSVSLPGRQSGNKEWRIARSEIGSDDRCSLSCTSCPIRVCIDEHVTKIYNAFSPLLSRCVDHSLPKSRIVEIMKIFKGILVELGNSSYKTRRTSINPFILHLLPYFEELINALSLKSEIDTDGKVDICLAADPVNTSLGLPVVLDALDDLINVLNNFDNISKVSLSWPLIKVNRIHSGSVLASGEELPSGIATSAFDGLRTSKWEEPDGARVPLVGCWIVYKLSDNQMHKLVAYDIMSANDAPERDPMDWVLEGSHDGGSSWCILDKQTSQMFKNRFERKSFKINSDTVPCNTFRFQFLAARDVQSNSRLQLGSIDLYASSD, from the exons ATGGTAGCTCGCCAATTCATCGTCAGCCACAAGGACTCCATCTTCGACGTCGATTATGACACCGACGACGGCCTTGAA GTTTTTAAGATCCAGCTTTTCTCTCTCACTTCAATCCCTCCTCATCTCCAGcag atCACCGGAGAAGATGATGATCAAGTCGTATCGGACGATTCTGATCTCACTGGCATGTCTAACAAactcaaattgataaaaatcaacGAGGAAGAGAAGGAAGTCAAGCTACAAGAATCAATTGCCGCTGTTGTTGCGCAGCAAAATGAAGAGGAATCAATTCGTGAC ATTCTTGGAGGAGATGACGTGTCGGATGGTTCTGATGTCGTTCATGTTTCGAATGAACTCAAAGAATTATTTAGTAGTGCTGCCGATTTGATGAAATCGGATGAGGAACTTGCGCGGATGTTAcag GAAGAGGAGGAAGCGCTTATGTTGCAAGAGTTTGCAGTGAGTGAACAACGTGAAGAGATTGGGCAGAAAATACGGCCCTATATCAGTCAAGTTCAAATg TATGAAGACCCGGTGAGGCAGGAGGCAGCACGGAAGACGGTTCCTAGAGAAGAGCTTGAGGAGAAAGCTTTGGTTTCTCTGGCAAAg GAGGGGAACTTTAAACCATCAAAAACCGAACAAGACCATGCTTTCCTGTTGCAGCTGCTTTTCTGGTTCAAACAATCATTCAG GTGGGTTAATGAACCTCCTTGTGATGGCTGTGGCAATGATACCGTTGCTCAAGGAATGGATGTCGCGCTTCCTTCTGAAACTCAATATGGAGCAGCTCGAGTTGAAATTTACCG CTGCAATTCTTGTTCAAGAATTACCCGTTTCCCACGCTACAATGATCCATTAAAG CTCGTGGAAACTCGAAGGGGTCGCTGTGGGGAATGGGCCAATTGCTTTACTCTTTATTGTCGTGCTTTTGGCTATGAATCTCGTCTG ATCCTGGATTTCACTGATCATGTTTGGACCGAGTGCTTTTCTGAATTTCTAGGCAG ATGGATGCATCTTGACCCTTGTGAAGGAGTGTTTGACAGACCATTACTTTATGAGAAGGg GTGGAATAAGAAATTGAACTATGTCATTGCTATTGCAAAAGATGGAGTTTATGACGTCACTAAGCGTTACACAAGGAAGTGGGTTGAG GTTCTATCCCGACGAAACATTACCAGAGAGCCTGATTTGTTGGCTACTCTCCATAGCATGACTCGTGAATGCAGAAGAAGCTTTACAACTCAAATTCTTTCTGTACTTGAAGACCGTGATAAGATTGAATCAGAAGAGCTTGAGAGATCTTTATGTTCCACTGATGATTCTTCAGTCTCATTGCCTGGTAGACAAAGTGGGAACAAGGAATGGCGCATTGCAAGATCAGAAATTGGTTCTGATGATcgttgttctttgagttgtaCTTCATGTCCCATTCGTGTATGCATAGATGAGCATGTGACAAAGATTTACAATGCATTTTCCCCTCTCCTTTCTCGTTGTGTTGACCACTCTCTTCCCAAATCAAGAATTGTTGAAATAATGAAGATATTCAAAGGAATTTTGGTGGAACTTGGGAATTCGTCCTATAAAACCAGGCGAACTTCCATAAACCCTTTTATACTTCATTTGCTGCCTTATTTTGAGGAGTTAATAAATGCTCTGTCATTGAAGAGCGAGATTGATACTGATGGAAAAGTGGACATCTGTTTGGCTGCTGACCCTGTCAACACCTCTTTAGGACTGCCTGTTGTGTTGGATGCATTGGATGATTTGATCAATGTTCTTAACAACTTTGACAACATAAGCAAAGTTTCTCTTTCCTGGCCACTAATAAAGGTGAATAGGATCCATTCAGGTTCTGTTCTTGCTAGTGGCGAGGAACTTCCTTCTGGAATT GCCACATCAGCATTTGATGGACTTCGCACGTCTAAATGGGAAGAACCAGATGGAGCGAGAG TGCCTCTCGTAGGTTGCTGGATTGTTTATAAACTATCAGACAACCAGATGCACAAACTAGTGGCATATGATATAATGTCGGCTAATGATGCCCCAGAGAGAGACCCTATGGACTG GGTTCTCGAGGGTAGTCATGATGGCGGTTCTAGTTGGTGTATTCTGGATAAACAAACTTCTCAGATGTTCAAAAATCGTTTTGAGCGTAAATCATTTAAGATTAATTCAGATACTGTCCCATGCAACACTTTCAG ATTCCAATTTCTGGCTGCCAGAGACGTTCAATCAAATTCACGCCTACAACTGGGTAGCATAGATCTGTATGCAAGCAGCGATTAA
- the LOC118044050 gene encoding peptide-N(4)-(N-acetyl-beta-glucosaminyl)asparagine amidase isoform X1 — MVARQFIVSHKDSIFDVDYDTDDGLEVFKIQLFSLTSIPPHLQQITGEDDDQVVSDDSDLTGMSNKLKLIKINEEEKEVKLQESIAAVVAQQNEEESIRDVPILGGDDVSDGSDVVHVSNELKELFSSAADLMKSDEELARMLQEEEEALMLQEFAVSEQREEIGQKIRPYISQVQMYEDPVRQEAARKTVPREELEEKALVSLAKEGNFKPSKTEQDHAFLLQLLFWFKQSFRWVNEPPCDGCGNDTVAQGMDVALPSETQYGAARVEIYRCNSCSRITRFPRYNDPLKLVETRRGRCGEWANCFTLYCRAFGYESRLILDFTDHVWTECFSEFLGRWMHLDPCEGVFDRPLLYEKGWNKKLNYVIAIAKDGVYDVTKRYTRKWVEVLSRRNITREPDLLATLHSMTRECRRSFTTQILSVLEDRDKIESEELERSLCSTDDSSVSLPGRQSGNKEWRIARSEIGSDDRCSLSCTSCPIRVCIDEHVTKIYNAFSPLLSRCVDHSLPKSRIVEIMKIFKGILVELGNSSYKTRRTSINPFILHLLPYFEELINALSLKSEIDTDGKVDICLAADPVNTSLGLPVVLDALDDLINVLNNFDNISKVSLSWPLIKVNRIHSGSVLASGEELPSGIATSAFDGLRTSKWEEPDGARVPLVGCWIVYKLSDNQMHKLVAYDIMSANDAPERDPMDWVLEGSHDGGSSWCILDKQTSQMFKNRFERKSFKINSDTVPCNTFRFQFLAARDVQSNSRLQLGSIDLYASSD, encoded by the exons ATGGTAGCTCGCCAATTCATCGTCAGCCACAAGGACTCCATCTTCGACGTCGATTATGACACCGACGACGGCCTTGAA GTTTTTAAGATCCAGCTTTTCTCTCTCACTTCAATCCCTCCTCATCTCCAGcag atCACCGGAGAAGATGATGATCAAGTCGTATCGGACGATTCTGATCTCACTGGCATGTCTAACAAactcaaattgataaaaatcaacGAGGAAGAGAAGGAAGTCAAGCTACAAGAATCAATTGCCGCTGTTGTTGCGCAGCAAAATGAAGAGGAATCAATTCGTGACGTGCCg ATTCTTGGAGGAGATGACGTGTCGGATGGTTCTGATGTCGTTCATGTTTCGAATGAACTCAAAGAATTATTTAGTAGTGCTGCCGATTTGATGAAATCGGATGAGGAACTTGCGCGGATGTTAcag GAAGAGGAGGAAGCGCTTATGTTGCAAGAGTTTGCAGTGAGTGAACAACGTGAAGAGATTGGGCAGAAAATACGGCCCTATATCAGTCAAGTTCAAATg TATGAAGACCCGGTGAGGCAGGAGGCAGCACGGAAGACGGTTCCTAGAGAAGAGCTTGAGGAGAAAGCTTTGGTTTCTCTGGCAAAg GAGGGGAACTTTAAACCATCAAAAACCGAACAAGACCATGCTTTCCTGTTGCAGCTGCTTTTCTGGTTCAAACAATCATTCAG GTGGGTTAATGAACCTCCTTGTGATGGCTGTGGCAATGATACCGTTGCTCAAGGAATGGATGTCGCGCTTCCTTCTGAAACTCAATATGGAGCAGCTCGAGTTGAAATTTACCG CTGCAATTCTTGTTCAAGAATTACCCGTTTCCCACGCTACAATGATCCATTAAAG CTCGTGGAAACTCGAAGGGGTCGCTGTGGGGAATGGGCCAATTGCTTTACTCTTTATTGTCGTGCTTTTGGCTATGAATCTCGTCTG ATCCTGGATTTCACTGATCATGTTTGGACCGAGTGCTTTTCTGAATTTCTAGGCAG ATGGATGCATCTTGACCCTTGTGAAGGAGTGTTTGACAGACCATTACTTTATGAGAAGGg GTGGAATAAGAAATTGAACTATGTCATTGCTATTGCAAAAGATGGAGTTTATGACGTCACTAAGCGTTACACAAGGAAGTGGGTTGAG GTTCTATCCCGACGAAACATTACCAGAGAGCCTGATTTGTTGGCTACTCTCCATAGCATGACTCGTGAATGCAGAAGAAGCTTTACAACTCAAATTCTTTCTGTACTTGAAGACCGTGATAAGATTGAATCAGAAGAGCTTGAGAGATCTTTATGTTCCACTGATGATTCTTCAGTCTCATTGCCTGGTAGACAAAGTGGGAACAAGGAATGGCGCATTGCAAGATCAGAAATTGGTTCTGATGATcgttgttctttgagttgtaCTTCATGTCCCATTCGTGTATGCATAGATGAGCATGTGACAAAGATTTACAATGCATTTTCCCCTCTCCTTTCTCGTTGTGTTGACCACTCTCTTCCCAAATCAAGAATTGTTGAAATAATGAAGATATTCAAAGGAATTTTGGTGGAACTTGGGAATTCGTCCTATAAAACCAGGCGAACTTCCATAAACCCTTTTATACTTCATTTGCTGCCTTATTTTGAGGAGTTAATAAATGCTCTGTCATTGAAGAGCGAGATTGATACTGATGGAAAAGTGGACATCTGTTTGGCTGCTGACCCTGTCAACACCTCTTTAGGACTGCCTGTTGTGTTGGATGCATTGGATGATTTGATCAATGTTCTTAACAACTTTGACAACATAAGCAAAGTTTCTCTTTCCTGGCCACTAATAAAGGTGAATAGGATCCATTCAGGTTCTGTTCTTGCTAGTGGCGAGGAACTTCCTTCTGGAATT GCCACATCAGCATTTGATGGACTTCGCACGTCTAAATGGGAAGAACCAGATGGAGCGAGAG TGCCTCTCGTAGGTTGCTGGATTGTTTATAAACTATCAGACAACCAGATGCACAAACTAGTGGCATATGATATAATGTCGGCTAATGATGCCCCAGAGAGAGACCCTATGGACTG GGTTCTCGAGGGTAGTCATGATGGCGGTTCTAGTTGGTGTATTCTGGATAAACAAACTTCTCAGATGTTCAAAAATCGTTTTGAGCGTAAATCATTTAAGATTAATTCAGATACTGTCCCATGCAACACTTTCAG ATTCCAATTTCTGGCTGCCAGAGACGTTCAATCAAATTCACGCCTACAACTGGGTAGCATAGATCTGTATGCAAGCAGCGATTAA
- the LOC118044050 gene encoding peptide-N(4)-(N-acetyl-beta-glucosaminyl)asparagine amidase isoform X4 has translation MVARQFIVSHKDSIFDVDYDTDDGLEVFKIQLFSLTSIPPHLQQITGEDDDQVVSDDSDLTGMSNKLKLIKINEEEKEVKLQESIAAVVAQQNEEESIRDVPILGGDDVSDGSDVVHVSNELKELFSSAADLMKSDEELARMLQEEEEALMLQEFAVSEQREEIGQKIRPYISQVQMYEDPVRQEAARKTVPREELEEKALVSLAKEGNFKPSKTEQDHAFLLQLLFWFKQSFRWVNEPPCDGCGNDTVAQGMDVALPSETQYGAARVEIYRCNSCSRITRFPRYNDPLKLVETRRGRCGEWANCFTLYCRAFGYESRLILDFTDHVWTECFSEFLGRWNKKLNYVIAIAKDGVYDVTKRYTRKWVEVLSRRNITREPDLLATLHSMTRECRRSFTTQILSVLEDRDKIESEELERSLCSTDDSSVSLPGRQSGNKEWRIARSEIGSDDRCSLSCTSCPIRVCIDEHVTKIYNAFSPLLSRCVDHSLPKSRIVEIMKIFKGILVELGNSSYKTRRTSINPFILHLLPYFEELINALSLKSEIDTDGKVDICLAADPVNTSLGLPVVLDALDDLINVLNNFDNISKVSLSWPLIKVNRIHSGSVLASGEELPSGIATSAFDGLRTSKWEEPDGARVPLVGCWIVYKLSDNQMHKLVAYDIMSANDAPERDPMDWVLEGSHDGGSSWCILDKQTSQMFKNRFERKSFKINSDTVPCNTFRFQFLAARDVQSNSRLQLGSIDLYASSD, from the exons ATGGTAGCTCGCCAATTCATCGTCAGCCACAAGGACTCCATCTTCGACGTCGATTATGACACCGACGACGGCCTTGAA GTTTTTAAGATCCAGCTTTTCTCTCTCACTTCAATCCCTCCTCATCTCCAGcag atCACCGGAGAAGATGATGATCAAGTCGTATCGGACGATTCTGATCTCACTGGCATGTCTAACAAactcaaattgataaaaatcaacGAGGAAGAGAAGGAAGTCAAGCTACAAGAATCAATTGCCGCTGTTGTTGCGCAGCAAAATGAAGAGGAATCAATTCGTGACGTGCCg ATTCTTGGAGGAGATGACGTGTCGGATGGTTCTGATGTCGTTCATGTTTCGAATGAACTCAAAGAATTATTTAGTAGTGCTGCCGATTTGATGAAATCGGATGAGGAACTTGCGCGGATGTTAcag GAAGAGGAGGAAGCGCTTATGTTGCAAGAGTTTGCAGTGAGTGAACAACGTGAAGAGATTGGGCAGAAAATACGGCCCTATATCAGTCAAGTTCAAATg TATGAAGACCCGGTGAGGCAGGAGGCAGCACGGAAGACGGTTCCTAGAGAAGAGCTTGAGGAGAAAGCTTTGGTTTCTCTGGCAAAg GAGGGGAACTTTAAACCATCAAAAACCGAACAAGACCATGCTTTCCTGTTGCAGCTGCTTTTCTGGTTCAAACAATCATTCAG GTGGGTTAATGAACCTCCTTGTGATGGCTGTGGCAATGATACCGTTGCTCAAGGAATGGATGTCGCGCTTCCTTCTGAAACTCAATATGGAGCAGCTCGAGTTGAAATTTACCG CTGCAATTCTTGTTCAAGAATTACCCGTTTCCCACGCTACAATGATCCATTAAAG CTCGTGGAAACTCGAAGGGGTCGCTGTGGGGAATGGGCCAATTGCTTTACTCTTTATTGTCGTGCTTTTGGCTATGAATCTCGTCTG ATCCTGGATTTCACTGATCATGTTTGGACCGAGTGCTTTTCTGAATTTCTAGGCAG GTGGAATAAGAAATTGAACTATGTCATTGCTATTGCAAAAGATGGAGTTTATGACGTCACTAAGCGTTACACAAGGAAGTGGGTTGAG GTTCTATCCCGACGAAACATTACCAGAGAGCCTGATTTGTTGGCTACTCTCCATAGCATGACTCGTGAATGCAGAAGAAGCTTTACAACTCAAATTCTTTCTGTACTTGAAGACCGTGATAAGATTGAATCAGAAGAGCTTGAGAGATCTTTATGTTCCACTGATGATTCTTCAGTCTCATTGCCTGGTAGACAAAGTGGGAACAAGGAATGGCGCATTGCAAGATCAGAAATTGGTTCTGATGATcgttgttctttgagttgtaCTTCATGTCCCATTCGTGTATGCATAGATGAGCATGTGACAAAGATTTACAATGCATTTTCCCCTCTCCTTTCTCGTTGTGTTGACCACTCTCTTCCCAAATCAAGAATTGTTGAAATAATGAAGATATTCAAAGGAATTTTGGTGGAACTTGGGAATTCGTCCTATAAAACCAGGCGAACTTCCATAAACCCTTTTATACTTCATTTGCTGCCTTATTTTGAGGAGTTAATAAATGCTCTGTCATTGAAGAGCGAGATTGATACTGATGGAAAAGTGGACATCTGTTTGGCTGCTGACCCTGTCAACACCTCTTTAGGACTGCCTGTTGTGTTGGATGCATTGGATGATTTGATCAATGTTCTTAACAACTTTGACAACATAAGCAAAGTTTCTCTTTCCTGGCCACTAATAAAGGTGAATAGGATCCATTCAGGTTCTGTTCTTGCTAGTGGCGAGGAACTTCCTTCTGGAATT GCCACATCAGCATTTGATGGACTTCGCACGTCTAAATGGGAAGAACCAGATGGAGCGAGAG TGCCTCTCGTAGGTTGCTGGATTGTTTATAAACTATCAGACAACCAGATGCACAAACTAGTGGCATATGATATAATGTCGGCTAATGATGCCCCAGAGAGAGACCCTATGGACTG GGTTCTCGAGGGTAGTCATGATGGCGGTTCTAGTTGGTGTATTCTGGATAAACAAACTTCTCAGATGTTCAAAAATCGTTTTGAGCGTAAATCATTTAAGATTAATTCAGATACTGTCCCATGCAACACTTTCAG ATTCCAATTTCTGGCTGCCAGAGACGTTCAATCAAATTCACGCCTACAACTGGGTAGCATAGATCTGTATGCAAGCAGCGATTAA